A genomic stretch from Deltaproteobacteria bacterium includes:
- a CDS encoding DUF1232 domain-containing protein — translation MTTKTRKPASRRPHKGQVVHTTALTVENEPLPRPAAEETGAVAAGGDFYQKWRANLRQWVAKRNTPPRLADVILVLPDFVHLLVRLMADERMPLREKLIIGSALAYFALPIDLAAEIVLGPIGYLDDILLALFILDRMVNKIDASILREHWAGDGDVLLAIRSATGNVQEIIGPGFRGRFARIFSWISSSERNNGSRKEPA, via the coding sequence ATGACTACCAAAACCCGTAAACCGGCTTCCAGGCGGCCCCACAAGGGTCAGGTGGTCCACACAACGGCACTAACTGTTGAGAACGAGCCACTACCACGACCTGCGGCCGAGGAAACCGGAGCTGTGGCGGCTGGCGGAGACTTCTATCAGAAATGGCGGGCGAATTTGCGCCAGTGGGTTGCGAAGCGAAATACACCACCACGCCTCGCTGATGTCATTCTCGTTCTGCCCGATTTTGTTCATCTTCTGGTGAGACTGATGGCCGACGAGCGGATGCCCCTGAGGGAAAAGCTCATTATCGGCTCGGCACTGGCTTATTTCGCCCTGCCGATTGATCTGGCTGCCGAGATCGTGCTGGGACCAATCGGCTACCTGGATGACATCCTGCTTGCCCTATTCATCCTCGACCGCATGGTGAACAAGATTGATGCCAGTATCCTGCGCGAGCACTGGGCTGGCGATGGCGACGTTCTGCTGGCGATCCGCTCGGCTACCGGAAATGTACAGGAAATCATCGGCCCCGGTTTCCGGGGGAGATTCGCACGGATATTTTCCTGGATCAGTTCCTCTGAAAGGAACAATGGCAGCCGAAAGGAGCCCGCGTGA
- a CDS encoding acyltransferase family protein, whose product MNDDDPVRDALGRLKEMAGKWLSPEVPVDDKLREFSEILGAPLNEADDSRTDLIDPDFVKEQYGRLETWGRIWFRQELSGTEHIPPAGQGAVLVSNHAILALDSLFLFERIYHETGRIVRPTVDKNSIRVPYFRQWMQKLGAVYGSRENAVHLCKSGELTLSYPGGAREALKPTRDRYALYWEKSLGFVKVAVEAGVPIIPVASIGGDDAYVSLLEDNVLVQRLLGTDKYKMPLYLGLGLLPLPVKLRFVVGEPVYLNLPPWKADDDDALWEIQNSIKEKLELMIEEELVRRGRGI is encoded by the coding sequence ATGAATGACGACGATCCAGTGCGCGACGCCTTGGGACGCCTGAAAGAAATGGCTGGCAAGTGGCTGTCGCCGGAAGTTCCGGTGGATGACAAGCTGCGCGAGTTCAGCGAAATCCTCGGCGCTCCACTGAATGAGGCAGACGATTCCCGGACCGATCTTATTGACCCCGACTTTGTGAAAGAACAGTACGGCCGTCTTGAAACCTGGGGGCGTATCTGGTTCCGGCAGGAGCTTTCCGGAACGGAACACATCCCCCCGGCTGGTCAGGGTGCTGTACTGGTATCAAACCACGCAATTCTCGCACTTGATTCGCTGTTTCTGTTCGAGCGCATTTACCACGAAACCGGCCGTATCGTCCGGCCCACGGTAGACAAGAACAGCATCCGGGTGCCCTATTTCCGCCAGTGGATGCAGAAGCTGGGCGCGGTTTATGGATCCCGCGAGAACGCGGTCCACCTGTGCAAGTCCGGCGAACTGACCCTCTCCTACCCCGGAGGCGCCCGCGAGGCACTCAAACCCACACGGGACCGCTATGCCCTTTATTGGGAAAAATCACTTGGATTCGTCAAGGTGGCTGTTGAAGCAGGGGTGCCGATCATCCCTGTGGCGAGCATTGGCGGTGACGATGCATATGTGAGCCTGCTCGAAGACAATGTGCTGGTGCAGCGGCTGCTCGGCACCGACAAATACAAAATGCCGCTTTATCTGGGACTGGGCCTCCTGCCGTTACCTGTTAAACTCCGTTTCGTCGTCGGCGAACCTGTCTATCTCAATCTCCCGCCGTGGAAGGCTGACGACGACGATGCCCTGTGGGAAATCCAGAACTCCATCAAGGAGAAGCTGGAACTGATGATTGAGGAAGAACTGGTCAGAAGGGGCAGGGGCATCTAG